The nucleotide window CCGCTGCATAAATATGGGGACTGCTAATACTCTGCATGTAGGGGTTCACTATTATAGCATCCCCATATTTAACTTCTGCTTGTTCCAGCCTTAATTGGTCTATATCTGCAATTCTTCCCGCTCCATGTACGACCAAGTCGCATTGGCAAGTTCTTTTATCAGTTACAACTATGGTCTTGCTGCCATTCTTTTTAATTTCTTTGGCTGGTGAGCCTGGAATAAATTTTATATTGGCTTCTTTAGTAATTTGAAGCAGTTTTTCTACCAGGTCCGGGTCAAATACAGGCAGGGGGTTATAATCATTATGGATTATGGTAATATCTATGCCAGCGGTGGCGGCTATGTGGGCCAGCTCAAAAGAAATAAACCCTCCCCCAATAAACAACAGGGATCCAGGAAGTTCGGCAGTTTCTAAAAACTGTTCACTGGTAATGGCATATTGTTGTCCTTCTATGCCCAAAGGCCTAGGTTTAGCCCCGGTGGCAATCAGTATTTTATCTGCCTTAAGAGTATGGGATCCCACCTGCAGGTGGTGGGGGCTGCTAAAATAGGCAGCACCCTCTATAACCTCAATTCCAGCTTTAACAAAAGCATCCTTTCTTTTAGCAGGAAAGGGTTGGGTAAAAGTCCTTTTAAACTTAATAAGGGAGGACCAATCAGTTTTTATCCGGCCTTCAAACAAGGAATCAATATTATGGGAGTAGCGTACCAGTTGAGCTGCCCCCCACAAAATTTTTTTAGGATCACAGCCTTTGTTGGGGCAGGTTCCTCCCCACAGATCTTTTTCTATCACTGCTACTTTCAAGCCATTTTTGCTGCATTCGAAAGCAGCAGCAGTAGCAGCCACGCCACTGCCAATTATAGCAACATCAAATAAGCTGTTCATTTCCCTCCCTTAATTTATAAGGCCTTGTGCCAGTAGATAATCCCTGGCAATATCCTTAGCTTCCCTTTGCTCTACGTCATACTGGTAGTTTAGCTGCCTCATAGTATCGGTATCAATTTTATTTTCCAGTTTTAGTAAAGCTTCCATTGCCTGGCTATTTTCCATCAGGCCGCGGTTAACCAGCACAATGGCATCATATGGTATCAAGGCATTTTTATCATCTTCTAAAAACATTAATTCAAAACGGTCTATACGGGTATCAGTAGTATATCCTGAAATGGCATCCACGTTCCCGTTTTTTATGGCTTCATACATCAAGGTAGGTTCCATCTGGGCTGTTTGGCCGAAGGTAATTCCGTAGACTTCTTCCAGCTGGGGCAGGCCGTCAGGCCTGGTAGCAAATTCCGGGTCAGTGCCTATGGTTAATTGTCCTGCCAGACCGCCTAGCTGGCTGATGGTGCTCATGCTGTTCTGCAGGGCCCATTTTCGGGGACAGCAATACCGTAATTGTCTTGAAAGCCAATATTTACTGCGATATGTATATCATCTTTTTCCATCATTCCTGCTTCTGATTCAGTGTATACTATCTCAGGGTCCCAGGTTTTTTTCTGAGGTAAATCCAGTATAACGCTGTAGGCAGTACCGGTATATTCCACATAAGCATCAATCTGGCCTTGTTTTAAGGCTTCATAATTAATGGAACTTCCGCCCAGTCCTTCCTGTACCTCAGCTTCAATGCCTTCCTCATCCAGCAAAAGGGCAATCATATGGGCCAAAATATATTGTTCGTTGAAAGGTTTGGATCCGATTACTACTTTCTGGCTGGCACAGGATGATGAAAGTAGAATAAATACTATTAATAAAATTAAAGAAAGGGCTATAATAAATTTCTTCCTGCCGTGCATGGCCTTGGCTTCCTTTCCCTTTATTGCAATTAATAGTTACTTTATCACCAAAACCCTAAAGTACTCAATCAAGTTTTTATTAGCTTATTTAAACTTCCAATTGGTCAAAATATTTTCCCGGTCAAATACTTTTATAGCCAGTTTTAGCAGTAGGGGACAAGTTATCAGAAGCACCACACACCCTAGGAGCAGATACAGGTAATTTATTAAGAACAATCCAGCAATCTGCAAACCTATCAGTAAATAAATGGGGAATATAATGGTGCTCCCTATACCCTGGGCTGACCTTATATCAGTAGTTTTAGAGGAAAATATTATACTGATGATGGTAATAATAAAGGAAATAGTGGGGCTTAAAATCAAGGCGGTTACTACCCATTCCAGGTTAGGAAGGGGTATAATCTGGGCTTTAAGGTAGGCCAGTATATTTATGTTTATGCTTAAAACAATGAAATTGATGGTAGAAATTACAAATGAAGGTATCATACTGGTAAGGGTTTTTCCCAGCAGCAGCTCACTGGTTTTAATGGGGGTAGCCAGCAGCGGCTCCAAGGTCCTGGAATCCTTTTCCATAATAATAGAAGCGGGAGCAATAAGGCTAGGTACCATGGCTGGGATAAGCAGCAAAAATATAGTAAACTGCTTAACCATAAAGCCTATCATAGCAGTAGTAATGTCTACCTGCTCCCCAAATATCTTGGCAGTAAAATCTGATATTTCAGAATCCTGGGTAAAATCCATGAACAGCATCAAGCCCAAGGGCAGAAAGACAGAAAAGATTAAGCTAACCATTAAGGTGGGAGCCCAAATGCTTTTGTTTCTAATTACTTCCTTAATTTCTTTTTTAAAAATTAAAAGGGCATTATTCATTTCTTTCCTGCTTTATTAGGTTAAGGTAAATTTCTTCCAGGCTTTCCTTTATTTCATTAAAGTACACTATTTGTGCTCCATCCTGGATCAGCTGCTTAATTATATTGGCATTAGTCTGCTCCGGCTTTTCAAGGTCAAGTATCAGCTTATTCTCTTTAGCTTCTACCTCAATTACTCCCGGTATGCTTCTTACTGATAGCTGGAAAGGGCCAGCTGGTTGGGCTAAAATAATTTCTGCTTTTCTTATTTTTTGATCTTTTTGAAGTTCATCCAAAGAGGCGACCTTAATGATCTCTTTATTTATAATACACACTCTGTCAGAGAGGCTGGAAGCTTCATTTAAATTGTGCGTACATAGAAAAACAGTAGTATTTTCATTTTTTAAAGAATAAATAAAATCCCTTACCATATGGGCGCTTTCCGGATCCAGCCC belongs to Actinomycetota bacterium and includes:
- a CDS encoding glycine betaine ABC transporter substrate-binding protein, whose product is MHGRKKFIIALSLILLIVFILLSSSCASQKVVIGSKPFNEQYILAHMIALLLDEEGIEAEVQEGLGGSSINYEALKQGQIDAYVEYTGTAYSVILDLPQKKTWDPEIVYTESEAGMMEKDDIHIAVNIGFQDNYGIAVPENGPCRTA
- a CDS encoding ABC transporter permease subunit, whose amino-acid sequence is MNNALLIFKKEIKEVIRNKSIWAPTLMVSLIFSVFLPLGLMLFMDFTQDSEISDFTAKIFGEQVDITTAMIGFMVKQFTIFLLLIPAMVPSLIAPASIIMEKDSRTLEPLLATPIKTSELLLGKTLTSMIPSFVISTINFIVLSININILAYLKAQIIPLPNLEWVVTALILSPTISFIITIISIIFSSKTTDIRSAQGIGSTIIFPIYLLIGLQIAGLFLINYLYLLLGCVVLLITCPLLLKLAIKVFDRENILTNWKFK
- a CDS encoding NAD(P)/FAD-dependent oxidoreductase codes for the protein MNSLFDVAIIGSGVAATAAAFECSKNGLKVAVIEKDLWGGTCPNKGCDPKKILWGAAQLVRYSHNIDSLFEGRIKTDWSSLIKFKRTFTQPFPAKRKDAFVKAGIEVIEGAAYFSSPHHLQVGSHTLKADKILIATGAKPRPLGIEGQQYAITSEQFLETAELPGSLLFIGGGFISFELAHIAATAGIDITIIHNDYNPLPVFDPDLVEKLLQITKEANIKFIPGSPAKEIKKNGSKTIVVTDKRTCQCDLVVHGAGRIADIDQLRLEQAEVKYGDAIIVNPYMQSISSPHIYAAGDCVQSSPPLTPVASMEGKTAAFNIINGNSKKMDYSVVPSVVFTLPPLASVGLGEERAKQQGWQYETDFTDTSNWYNSRRLGLKHTAIKIIKEANTGKLLGAHVLYPQAEDLINLFSMALKHNLSSGQIKETILTYPSDTSDIKYLI
- a CDS encoding glycine betaine ABC transporter substrate-binding protein; protein product: MSTISQLGGLAGQLTIGTDPEFATRPDGLPQLEEVYGITFGQTAQMEPTLMYEAIKNGNVDAISGYTTDTRIDRFELMFLEDDKNALIPYDAIVLVNRGLMENSQAMEALLKLENKIDTDTMRQLNYQYDVEQREAKDIARDYLLAQGLIN